The following DNA comes from Triticum aestivum cultivar Chinese Spring chromosome 3D, IWGSC CS RefSeq v2.1, whole genome shotgun sequence.
cgcaaaactcttctctttttctctacatgttcagcatgactgtgtacaatatctgacatgcatacaaaaaaatatagtgagattatgtaaggagagcatgcagaaatctagagtaatggtaacaaccagtggatggatccaaaaataatgatagcaggctgatgattgctttaatttaataaaaaaacagatgatgattgctttactatttgtttcccacccaagatgaacaacataggcataccctaggtgaaccaaatattagacagagatactattcattgctgcctcgatatgtgccccacaactaatttagaactcaagtttgaacattaacttggagtctaagaggtgaacagaatgataaagtagcaggtaatattaagcactgcataacataagcagaaacaaaagagtgtgacctctcttgtggacccgtgtactcctcaggttcatctattgagtcgatgatggtgatgctgttgcggtgggtgtcggcggcagggaaggagatctaaggcggtgaaagacggtcaggagtcgtgatgtctggtttggtggatgcttctgtcgatggagcagctcgggtgaggtggacgacgtcgcggcaggagcagggcaaatcacacaaagttttcttcgacacctacctgtaattgaagtaattctgtaagggctcatttggcttgcatgattctaaaaacgcaaggataggaaaaacaccggaataggataggaatgcacatgggaaacagagcatttgtgaacacaggatttctgtcaacttgggtgtttggttcacaggaattggaagagcagaggaatgcaaagaaacatggccaaaataaagtgaaaccatatgaaagcgtgtacagttagaatgttattctgccactaatgcacttggtcttgttttcatgcataggattttgaaaagtaggtccaggtggatgttttgctccattcctttcaacaaaatgcatgaataattgaatagtagagtgccatagaaaaatttcctattgctatgtttttccgttgaaccaaaatagccctaatggatcgacatgaatgtagatgAAGACTCTCTAGAAGGAGGGGGCAGGAGAGCcgagcaaagtgaagaagagatATGTCGGGAGCCATCATTGCTGCCTCGACACTTCCACATTATTTCTACAAAATGAACTTTCCATAAATTGTGTTTTGCAAGGTGACAGTCATTTAGTAGGGGAGTGAGGGCAAACCTCCTATTCACATCAAACAAACCACGTGGTTACAATTAGATTCATGCTAATGGGTCGGAAAATTTTCTAGGCCAACATTTGAGACCCACACGAGAAATTCCTTTTGTCCCATCCAACATACACTCGTATAATTAGTTTGATACCTGGCCATCAACCAACAAATATGCTAGTAACACGGAGTCCCGCAAACAAGTCACACACATGCTGATAAATACACATGAGTTTATTCAAGAAGAGCGAATAAACCATAAATACAAAGGAATATTGTTTACATCTatgattgcctcttgggcatatatATGTTTCTAACAACACTATATGCCGCTGTActacaaataataataataacatgtGGCGTGGAGCACAAAACTATGCTCAAGGGGAAGAAGGTCACAAGACAGAACAATAGTTCCTTGTTCTTTCCCAGGTCGCAACAATATTACTACATCAATGCTTCGTGCTGCCCCTAGCAAAGTGTGGTCCGAAGGTGCACATAAGACCGATGACGGTGGCCGCGTTAAGCATGAAAAACACAAGGTGGTCGCCTGCAGGATTGACAACAGGTACCAGGAAAAAAAAATTAGAGTGAACCGAAGCTAGGGAATATGAATTTTGCGTGATGCTGAAATCGTAGCATAACCCATGCATGTTCAAGATAATCTACTCAAATAGGATATACCTTCACTAAAATTTAAGGTGTGATACTAAACCAGTGCATAAGATCTTGTTTACTATGTTGCATTATTTTGGTATGCATATGTGTTTCTGTAAGAACTGCGACGTGAAGTCGTCTTGCACTAAAAATCTAAGCTTTGAATAGAAAAATCAATCATAAGTGTAATTGTGATACATAGAATTTAAGAGATGGCCTTCATAATTACCATTACATGTATCGCTTTGTataatcacacacacacacacacacacacacacacacacacacacacacacacacatatagacACACACACGTAAAGAATCCAAAAAGCATGAATTTCTATGTTTTCTACTGCGCGGCAAGAGCCATAAGCCATCCTTAAACCCAAAAATTCCAATTAAACTGTTTCATGTCATGACATAGATTTTTAAAAATTGCTAGCAAAATGGTAGATAAATTGGATGTGTAGTTAATTCATGTAATTTTACTTGAAAATGTATAAACACTGTAATACCTGGAAGAAATGAAGCAGTTTGGCGCCTTTGAGCCCATGAAAATCTACAATGGAAATTGTAAAACATGATAAGGTAATTGTTTTCCCCAAAAAATTGACAAAAAACAAGGGTTAATAATAGAGTTTTATTTCATGGTGTATACGAGTTTTAAAATCAAAGAAAtaaattactccctccgatccaaattaattgacgctcACTTAGTACAAATTTTGGATCCGAGGGAGTACCATCTATGTACTTTTTCATCGTCAATGAAATGATTAAAAAACTATTTGGGAAAATGAAATAGTGTGTGTTTTCCATAGGAAGAATTTTTATTGTGGCTGCTATATAGTGCGTAAAGTGGTGGACCATGGCTACTTACATAACACCTGCAACAGCCGGAGCGACAGCTTTGAAGATGGACATTAGTGTTACAGAAAGTCCATTGGCCGATGCTCTCAGGTCTTGACTCTGTTTTATCATGTATATCGAAGGGTCAGAAATATAGAAACTAATATCATCAATTTTCGTGGAACATATGGAATGCAACTTTTGATATAATTACAAAGTATTAGAAATCATGCAAACTTACCACAGCATCATTCATCAAAATATTGCACACCGTGATGGTAGTTACCTGGAACATTTCAAGAGAGCATGAGTAACACTAATTAATAATTGCTACCTTGAGTTCTAGTATATAACATATAAGGATGATAGTAGTGGTGAGTAAGATAAACATATAAGCAATCAAAATATTTGTGAACATATGAGCAATTAGTAGTTTTATGATTTTGTTGCTGGCTTGCACCAATTAGTTCCTGAGAACACTGTTTACGTGTATTGATTAGCAATCACTCCGATAGATAGACCAAAATTGGAATATTTTTCATAATATGAACTAGTAGCATGTCCAAGTTTGAATACTTGTTCTACACAATAAAAACAAGATCTTTGCACTCACTTGGAAGGAATTCTTCAGAGAAGATGCACAATTTACTACCAACTGAAGATTGAACCCTGATAATGTAGTCATGAATGGATAGCTTGCAAGAAGTGGTAATGTCAAGATCTGCATATGAGAATTTTTGATGAGTTGAACCATTACAATGTAATTAACTTTGCTGATCAAGTAGTAGGTACTCTTACCGCAGTTGCACGGACTAATGTGATAGGTTCTATAGCTTTTGCAACCGATGGATAAATCAAAATCTGGTATATTAGGAGGAAGAGGCCTGATAAAAACGATAATCAGAACAACAAACTCTCCATCCAACAAACATATAACGATGCCAGAAAGATGATTTGTCAAGTTACTTGTGAGTTATCATGAACACATGCTTCATATTTGAATATGGTTCTAGCATGGCTTAATTCTTGAAATTAAGTATCGGTCATAGGAATGATTCAAATGAAATTACATAAAGTTGCCTCATTAGTATTAGTACCCTCAACAAGTAAAATATATTTATACATAGATTTAATCTTATAGATTTTGTATCGAAACATATATGCCTATCAATACACATCTATGATAGAAATAATCATATATACATGTGGCTAGAGTTGCTAGATCCTCTCTAGGTTCCTATCTCCAAAATTGTCtatgatgttcaaaacttcaaatctTAATCAAAATATATATTGGTCATGACTTATAGATTCACTAGTCCAAATTTGAAGGGACCTTTCCTATTGTTCTTACAATTAAATACCTGAGAGTGCAAGGACACTGCCCACATCAGTAGAAGTAAAGCTTAATCCACCATATTTCCTGTCACTAACAGCCCAAAGAGAGAATACCTGCAATTTTATGTTTTGACCAAATCAAATCCATAATGACAATGGTAATGGTAATGCAACAAAAGATACCCAAAAAATAAGTGAAACACGAGATGCTATCACAGGAAAGGAAAGGTATGATAAACATGAGTGGAGGATATATCAACAATCAAATGACTCATGTTACCTCTGCATAAGCCACATCCTGAAGAGAGAAAAGGCAATATACGGTGATAGCAGACATCAATGGCCAGTTTGTGAACAAACTCCAATATCCACCACTACTTTCTTCAGCATTAGAGTCAGAAAGAGATTCTTCCATGGCTTCAATTGAATTATTTGAATCCGTAGCTTCATTGTGTTTATGTAAAGTTTCCTATAGCATTTTAGACATGTTAATTTTTAAACCGAGATCTCCCACAAGGAAATGTAAAGATGAGGTTATATGTGCAACAGCTGTAAGGTCTCTGTTGAAAATATTCTAGGGTGTGTACAACTATATTAAATGCCTTAAGCAACTAATTTTTTTAGTTACTCATATCCTTGGTTGGTTGCCTTGACACCACTCATGACAATAGCTAAGTGCATTACGGCACAGAAAAACTCACCGGAAGCCAGATGCAAGAAATTAAAGCAGCAACGGCGAGGATTGATATACACAGGCATGGGAGAAAATATGGAAACCTAGAACAATGCGAGTTTAAGAAGAATTAGCATCACATAATAAACCGACAAAAAAAGGGTGCACATAGCAAATTCTTACCTCCCGAATATAGATTCCTGAGAGAACATGCCTGGGTATTTATCTGCTGGCTGATATAACAACAACACACAAATAAAATTAGCATGCAAGGCCCCTAACATTTTATTTTACAATAACTTTATGCAAACATTAAATTCTTTTAAAAAGGAATATATGGGCTTGGTTGGTTTGCATGCCTTGTATTTTGCAGAttgaatttgactaccaattctaATTTCATGAGAATGAGAATTATGACTCGAGATCAACTTCAATTCATATGCTGGAAAGCCATGAACTTTTAGACCTAATTTTATATGTAAACGTCATTCCAAAATTCATTTGGTTCAACGCTTTGAAGTATTATGTACGTACGCATATAATGATACCATGATAAAATAATTTAATGTCAGTAGCACATATGTAATATAATACATGATATTAATACTATGATACACTAATCATGTCATGATATTATGTTACATTAATTATGTTATTCACATAATTTATTAGGTATTGTAATATTTCCATCTTGTGGTATGTTATATAGTGGCGGAGCCATGTTCAGGCCAACAGGGGTCATGTCCCCCAGCCCTGGACACTATTGTTATATGTGCACCAGTTTTCTTAGAATTGGGTTAGAAATCCACTTTTAAActaaatgaaaaatattcacttGGCCCTAATCACAATCCATATGGGACGGGAGGTAACTATGATAGTGTGTGCTTACACATAGCATATCAAATACAGTGAGTATTCATTCATGTCCATTAACAAAATTTGTATAGATGGGGAACTTGGCATATTTTTGTCATGGTGAGTAAACATTAACGTGTATCTAACTGGATGTAGAATCTAATTGCCcacaaagcaagtaaatgagttaTATATGGATCGGGGATACAAGGACAACCAAGAAAGTTTGCTCGTAGCATGTATAATTTGAGAAATGGGAAGTTCGAGTGCACAATAATAAAACAAGATTTGGAAATTGGTTTTTGTGTGTGAATATTAAACAAACTATTACCTGTGCAAGATAACCACCAATGGCTGGACCAACAATGAGGCCTATGGCACGTGAGGAAGAAATCTGAAGGATTACCCATCAATAGAAACGGTGAGCATTAGTTTTCGCCCAGTAAAGTTGGGGGTTGGGTAATAGTAACATGAAAATATTGTAATAACTCGAGAATCTTACAAGTGATAATGCGAGGTGACTGTGTTCTTTCCGGCACACTTCTGTAGCATAAGCCTGAACATGCGCAAAAATAAGTCAATCAAATGTTAAATAGTGAAACATTTATATTAATGTTGTATTAAACACCACAATCACGCTAGGGAAATATGTATACTATTTTGAGAAAGGATAGTGTACGGGTTAACCATGTGACATGCTGGTTGGCTGGAATTTATCTACTGCAACTTGGGAAGTAAAGACCATGTTCATTAAAACATAACAATATTCATTCGAAATAGGCTAACAATCTAAAGATTCATGTGCATTACACATCAACCATATTTCTGAAATGTCACGCTCTCACAAAAAAATGACACAAATTAAGTCCAGTGGATAACATAAGAGCTATTGTTGAATAAACTTAAGAATATGAATGTGAGTACATGATCAGTTAGTAACAAAGTACAAGAACATGATGGAAGATTGTAGTACCAAAAAGATGAGTATACTCATGATTGTTTTGGTACCTTAATTGGCCCCAGCATACCAGACAACAACCCAAGCAAACCTCTTGTGGTTAATGCCATCCAATAACTAGAGCTGAGTCCAAATAGTGTATTCAAAGTAATTCTGAAACATATGAGGAAACATGCTTAAATTTTGGGTGCATGTGCAGAATTATAACCAAAGAAAATCTCCTACTGGCGAGTAGAAAAGACTATGCTTCGTAAAAAATATTATCCTTACACCGCAATAAGGGTAATTACAAGAACAGGTTTCCTCCCATGCTTATCGGCCACAATTCCCCATATTGTAGAGGTGAGTGCTCTACCAAGCATATATGAAGCGCCTTCATTGATAGAAAATTAAGGCACCATAAGTTATCACAATACTTAAAGTTGTTGTATATCTCCTCACATCAAAGTGTCCTTACACAACTATGCTTAAGTGCTTCAGAAGTTTGACATAAAACAATATCTTCAAGAAAACTCACCAACAAAACCAGCATAAAATCCAATATCTTCTACTTGCTTAGCAATGTGCAAGTCCCTTATCTGCGAACAAATGTCCAATGAAGATAATTTATTAAAACTAAGGATAATATGTTTCACTGAGCAATGACAAACTACTTATCAAACAATATTGAATTAAAATCATGTTTCCAAACTTAAGATAGCCTAGTTATTTTCCACACAAACAGTATACAATTTAATTTTCACAGTTATCATTAGATGGTATTAAACTTAAAGTCTCATAAGTGTCACTCATATTTTCTACACAAATTGTCACAAGTCACAACATTACAAGAATCATTCATTCTAGGCTACTACTCGGCAGGACTTTAGTTCCCTGTGTGAACTCTTGAAGCATACCAAACAAAGCATTAGAAGAATTACACATGACTTATTATGTAGAAAAAACTGCCAATGTTTATTTTTGTCCCTCCTTTTCGACTCTGGTCATTAGTAACACTGTTTTGAAGTGCGCCTTGTAAACAAGTGGCATCTCATTTGCCTAAATTTATCTAAACATCCTCTAGAGAAAAGAAATAATGTTGACAAGTGAATAATTTGGAATAGTGAGAGCCAAAAATGGGGTAAAGTTGACACTTTTTCTTTCTCAAATACGCATCTGACTGCAGTGTTTCAACTAGATTTTCATAGTCTTATACAGGGCTTGCATCATAGATATATACTCTTGGTAGCGTTGCTCACCATAAAATACAAGAAGGGAAACAATGATTGAATCGGCAAGGCTGCAATAGGAAGAAGGAAAAATTTATATCAATTCATAATTAGTAATGAATAGACAACTCACAAGATAGAAGCAAAAAGTATCGGTAACTATTAGTCTAATAAAGTTTCAAATGTTGTCAGTGTTTAGTAATATTAGCACTCTTCTCTCAATTAAACAAATGGAAAAGCTACCAGACTTGGCGCGAATATTGCATTTCGATGGACATAGGCTAGTAGTAAGATAGAGAACCTGTCTGAGCGATCTCTGTCCATGAAGGAAAAGAGGTAACCAAGTTTGACATGATGGAATCTTTGGTGAGATGCATCGTACAGACAACTACGTAGTTGGCAGCCCGTTGTTGGTGTGCATGTATTGCGCGTGCAATCTTTGGCCGGCAAATTGATCATAGATctctaatttggaacggagggagtaaaaagtATCAACCAGACTGGGCAAAGCCGGGGGTGATCCTTTTTTTTTTCTGGAGGATCTGCGAAGATCCACAGGTTTCCTCAAGTTGTCTGATTTGCATCCGCTGTGTTTCAGGGGCAGAGATTGGTACTGTGCGAGTGATGGTCAAGGGCACGTAGCAAGAGGTTGTGCTGTGGCCGTGCCTGCGCTGCTGTAGTGAGGACTGAAGGGAGTATTTTAAGCGACCCGAAAGGGAATTAATCATGACCAAGGGAAGATGTCTAGAGGTGGAAAATAccctcttatattaatttacagaggaaGTACTTAAAATAGCAAGTGGCATGTGGACGTAAGCGGTAATTACACATGAACCCGTTTCGGGCAGAGTTTGGTCGAGATTACGACGATGCATGCAGCACCCAAACTTGTACTACAAGACTAGAAGAGGGCTGACAGGAAGATACAGACATCCGAGAAACAGTGCTCAAGGAAAGATCGTTGCAGCTAGCACTACTCTAACAAAGGCAAGACTGGCTGCCCCATCGCTTTGGACAAGTGCAATTGCAAGTGGAAATGTAGAAAATCAAAGCTGCGTGCATGAGCCTTGAGGCAAAATTATCAGTCTCGACTTCCTGCGCAGGGCCAATCAACAACGAGGAACGCCAGGATTAACCGACATGACATTAGCAGATTGTTGATGATAGTGACCCGGACGGTGGAAAAAAGACGACGAGGGATAGGTAGCAAAAAAGGGTTTGCGCCAATCAAATCAAAGTCCAAAAGGGAGATCTAATCTGGTAAAAAAAGGTTTAAAAGGGAGGAAACAGACGGAGAGTACTGTACGAGAGAAAACAGGAGCAGCAGTTAGTAAACAGTAATTCCactggagaggagaggagaggagaggtgatGAAGGGAGGGGATGCAGCGAGTAGAGAACGGGGGAACGAACTGGAGCAGACGGTGACGAGCCACATGCAGGCGAACTCTGTGTAGGGCACCCCCCTCCGCGTCTCGTTCCTCTTCTCCAGCCTGCACCCGGGGCAGTTGCCGTGGTAGTACGTCCGCTTCAGCAGCGGCACCTccagcccgtcgccgccgccatcttTGCCCATCTTCCTCGGAGAGCAGAGGAAGCGGCCGGGGCGGTGCAATGCCGCACAGGACAGAAATGGCTTTTTGACTCTGCTCGCTTGGTTGCTGCCGCTGAAGCGCGGCTCCTGTTTATGGTGCACGAACGGTACAGCGCACGGTGGCCTCGTCTTTATGGAGCAGGAAGGATACAGCACACCAAATATTTATATTACTACTAGAAAAAAAAAACAAGTTACtaccggcagcagcagcagcactgtGTTAAACTAGCTAGCTAGGGGCCACCAGCCCACGAGGACCACTGCCAGGTCAGCCTTCACAGATTGGGGGCGGGTACGAGATGCAGGCCACAACGTGCTGCACGCCCGTAAACATACAACGCGAGAGAGGGACGggctgttttttcttttcttttgtctgATGAATTCGTTCGACGGTGACGCCCTGCATTATTGCCGTAGAAAATGGGACGAAAGAACGTGAGGCGTTATACACGGAAGGAAGGATGAAGGAAATGCGACGATAGCAGCCACCAGGCATCCGAATCTTGTGATCAATTGGTTGGTCTTTCAGGCTTGACCCGAAATTCGTATCGTGGGGTGGTTTGAAGCTACTGGGGGCATGGGACATTTAAAGATATTATCGCATCCAGAAATGAAGCACACAGTATTAGATGCTGGAAGTTCAGACTAAAAAAAGATCCAAGTCTTGTGGCTCATAGGAGTAAGCATCTAAGCATCTTGCAAAAGTGGATTAAGGATCATCTAAAATGATGCCTTAAGAAGTTTTTAGAATAGAATATGTCCACGTGTTGGAAAAAGCTGGAATAGGATAAACTCTTTTGCTTTCTGATTTTGTATAATTTGTAAATATCGGTTATATTAATAGAAAATaacgtagaacaattgttctacggttggTGCTTCATTTAAAGATATTTACCCAGAATTTTTCTCTTCCACTACTAAGGAGAACTTGACAGTGCAGGAATT
Coding sequences within:
- the LOC123078134 gene encoding probable peptide/nitrate transporter At3g43790; translation: MGKDGGGDGLEVPLLKRTYYHGNCPGCRLEKRNETRRGVPYTEFACMWLVTVCSTLPIQSLFPFLYFMIRDLHIAKQVEDIGFYAGFVGASYMLGRALTSTIWGIVADKHGRKPVLVITLIAVITLNTLFGLSSSYWMALTTRGLLGLLSGMLGPIKAYATEVCRKEHSHLALSLISSSRAIGLIVGPAIGGYLAQPADKYPGMFSQESIFGRFPYFLPCLCISILAVAALISCIWLPETLHKHNEATDSNNSIEAMEESLSDSNAEESSGGYWSLFTNWPLMSAITVYCLFSLQDVAYAEVFSLWAVSDRKYGGLSFTSTDVGSVLALSGLFLLIYQILIYPSVAKAIEPITLVRATAILTLPLLASYPFMTTLSGFNLQLVVNCASSLKNSFQVTTITVCNILMNDAVSQDLRASANGLSVTLMSIFKAVAPAVAGVIFSWAQRRQTASFLPGDHLVFFMLNAATVIGLMCTFGPHFARGSTKH